In Prosthecochloris sp. GSB1, the following proteins share a genomic window:
- a CDS encoding alpha-amylase family glycosyl hydrolase, which produces MFPLIYEINTRVWLRRLSETHGRTITLATVPESEFTFFKSCGFDFIWLMGVWKPSLYSESIARSHRGLRSAFLEQLDDLRPEDIAASPYAIADYRLNPSLGEEQELEAFRSRLAASGIRLMLDFVPNHMALDNVWLEEHPDCFVHVSPEEQSADPDCCFEYRHHQYLAHGRDPYFPAWTDTLQLNYANPATHRMMRDLLLSLGKRCDALRCDVAMLVLKSVFDTTWGQLSGPMPGEFWPTAIEAVKTRHPDFVFLAESYWNKEWELQQLGFDYTYDKTFYDRITAHPVATAKLREHLRAEWTYHSRLCRFLENHDEERAAKKLGPNHAAAALVLMTTPGMKLVQQGQMEGLKTHLPVQLLRQASEPFSGQMPDLYMNIFRLVDRELFEKGAIETLDLDGREPSGCLAYFRRHGDDAAFVVCNFSSTGVEIRFEHELLGKEKTRWSVFSTIHENRTGEFPASPQGCSIRLSPHEGIVLMNDNAGKD; this is translated from the coding sequence ATGTTTCCACTCATCTACGAAATAAACACCAGGGTCTGGTTGCGACGCCTTTCGGAAACCCACGGCCGAACGATCACCCTCGCTACCGTTCCCGAGTCAGAATTCACGTTTTTCAAATCGTGCGGATTCGATTTCATCTGGCTGATGGGGGTTTGGAAACCAAGCCTGTACAGTGAATCGATAGCCAGGTCGCACCGCGGACTGCGCTCGGCATTCCTCGAACAGCTCGACGACCTCCGTCCGGAAGACATCGCCGCCTCGCCATACGCCATCGCCGATTACCGTCTCAATCCCTCGCTCGGGGAGGAGCAGGAACTCGAAGCGTTCCGGTCGAGACTCGCCGCCTCGGGCATCCGTCTCATGCTGGACTTCGTCCCGAACCACATGGCGCTCGACAATGTCTGGCTTGAAGAACATCCCGATTGCTTCGTCCACGTCTCCCCCGAAGAGCAGAGCGCCGACCCTGATTGCTGTTTCGAATACAGGCACCACCAGTACCTCGCTCACGGAAGGGACCCCTACTTCCCCGCCTGGACCGACACCCTGCAGTTGAATTACGCAAATCCCGCGACCCACCGGATGATGCGCGACCTGCTGCTCTCCCTCGGAAAGCGCTGTGACGCCCTTCGCTGCGATGTAGCCATGCTCGTGCTCAAATCGGTATTCGACACCACGTGGGGACAGCTCTCGGGTCCCATGCCCGGCGAATTCTGGCCGACGGCCATCGAGGCGGTGAAAACCCGACATCCGGACTTCGTGTTCCTGGCTGAATCCTACTGGAACAAGGAATGGGAACTGCAGCAGCTCGGGTTCGATTACACCTACGACAAGACCTTCTACGACCGCATCACGGCTCACCCTGTCGCGACGGCGAAACTACGGGAACACCTCAGGGCGGAATGGACCTACCACTCACGCCTTTGCCGATTCCTCGAAAATCACGACGAGGAACGCGCCGCGAAAAAGCTCGGTCCGAACCACGCAGCCGCCGCTCTGGTCCTGATGACGACTCCGGGCATGAAACTCGTTCAGCAGGGCCAGATGGAGGGACTGAAAACCCACCTTCCGGTTCAGCTTCTCCGCCAGGCGAGCGAGCCCTTCAGCGGGCAAATGCCCGATCTGTATATGAACATATTCCGCCTCGTCGACCGCGAGCTGTTCGAAAAAGGAGCCATCGAAACGCTGGATCTCGACGGCCGGGAACCGTCCGGATGCCTGGCCTACTTTCGCCGGCACGGCGACGATGCCGCATTCGTCGTCTGCAACTTCAGTTCGACCGGCGTCGAAATCCGCTTCGAACACGAACTGCTCGGAAAGGAGAAAACCCGCTGGAGCGTCTTCAGCACGATACATGAAAATCGAACGGGAGAATTTCCCGCATCCCCGCAGGGGTGCTCCATCAGGCTCTCTCCTCATGAAGGAATCGTCCTCATGAATGATAATGCCGGAAAAGACTGA
- a CDS encoding ArsA family ATPase has translation MLSRDLEEGKSQPRVIIYSGKGGTGKTTISSSTAVALARQNKKVLIMSSDPAHSLSDVFNTPISRNEPQKIEENLYGLEVDTIHELKKNMSGFQKFVSSSYQNQGIDSGMASELTTQPGLDEIFALSRLVDEAESGKWDAVVLDTSPTGNTLRLLAYPEIIIGGNMGKQFFKLYKSMSSLARPMGKNIPDEDFFNEINVLLKQMEDINKFILNPSVTFRLVLNPEKLSILETKRAYTFVHLYGINVDGIVINKILPTSKTVGEYFEFWADLHSKYLMEIDNSFYPTPVFRCQLQRTEPIGPDALHDVSKLVFGEQSPAKVFYSGKNFWIESRNKSQADEHREILCIRIPFLKEAEEVEVKRMGTDIVVTVDRAQRIITLPRALYSLEMERFVAEDDTLKLVFREVPVEKEEMELNVNKNVLNKLRTLRKMKF, from the coding sequence ATGCTTTCGAGGGATCTTGAAGAAGGAAAGTCGCAACCAAGGGTAATCATCTATTCGGGCAAGGGCGGCACGGGCAAGACCACGATTTCCTCGTCCACCGCGGTGGCGCTTGCACGGCAGAACAAGAAAGTGCTGATCATGTCCTCCGATCCCGCGCACTCGTTGTCGGATGTGTTCAATACTCCGATCAGCAGGAACGAACCCCAGAAAATAGAAGAGAATCTCTACGGACTGGAGGTCGATACGATCCACGAACTGAAAAAGAACATGTCCGGGTTCCAGAAGTTCGTTTCCTCGTCCTATCAGAACCAGGGAATCGACAGCGGCATGGCGTCCGAGCTGACCACGCAGCCTGGACTCGACGAGATTTTCGCTCTCAGCAGGCTGGTCGACGAAGCGGAGTCCGGAAAATGGGACGCGGTCGTGCTGGATACCTCTCCGACAGGCAACACCCTCCGCCTGCTGGCCTATCCGGAGATAATCATCGGGGGCAACATGGGCAAGCAGTTTTTCAAGCTCTATAAAAGCATGTCCTCGCTCGCCCGTCCCATGGGCAAGAACATTCCCGACGAGGATTTCTTCAACGAGATCAACGTACTGCTCAAGCAGATGGAGGATATCAACAAGTTCATCCTCAATCCGTCGGTGACATTCCGCCTCGTGCTCAATCCCGAGAAGCTCTCCATTCTCGAGACGAAGCGAGCCTACACCTTCGTGCATCTTTACGGGATCAATGTCGACGGCATCGTGATCAACAAGATTCTTCCTACTTCGAAGACCGTCGGAGAGTATTTCGAGTTCTGGGCCGACCTGCACAGCAAGTACCTGATGGAAATCGACAACTCCTTCTATCCGACACCCGTCTTCCGCTGTCAGCTCCAGAGGACCGAACCGATCGGTCCCGACGCGCTGCACGATGTCAGCAAGCTGGTTTTCGGCGAGCAGTCTCCCGCCAAGGTCTTTTATTCGGGAAAGAATTTCTGGATAGAAAGCAGGAACAAGTCGCAGGCCGACGAGCATCGCGAGATTCTCTGCATCCGCATCCCGTTCCTCAAGGAGGCAGAGGAGGTCGAAGTCAAACGCATGGGAACCGATATCGTCGTGACCGTGGACAGGGCGCAGCGCATCATCACGCTTCCCAGGGCGCTCTACAGCCTCGAGATGGAGCGGTTCGTCGCAGAGGACGATACCCTTAAACTCGTCTTCCGGGAGGTCCCGGTCGAAAAGGAGGAGATGGAGCTGAACGTCAACAAAAATGTGCTCAACAAGCTTCGCACGCTGAGGAAAATGAAGTTTTAA
- a CDS encoding 4a-hydroxytetrahydrobiopterin dehydratase — translation MRKLDDSAIEKKADTLHGWMVVKRDGGPRLEREFPFDDFTDALAFTLKVGVIAEKADHHPLMETGWGRVRVVWWSHSLGGLSERDFEMAEKTSALYVR, via the coding sequence ATGCGAAAACTCGATGACAGCGCTATAGAAAAAAAGGCGGATACACTTCACGGATGGATGGTGGTTAAGCGCGACGGCGGGCCGCGCCTCGAACGGGAGTTCCCCTTCGACGATTTCACCGATGCCCTTGCCTTTACCCTGAAAGTAGGCGTTATTGCTGAAAAAGCCGATCATCATCCGCTGATGGAAACCGGTTGGGGACGTGTCAGGGTCGTCTGGTGGAGCCATTCGCTCGGCGGGCTTTCCGAAAGGGATTTCGAGATGGCTGAAAAGACCTCCGCGCTTTACGTCCGTTGA
- a CDS encoding SRPBCC family protein: protein MKTILSSLLLTIAFLFAHPADAPASKENPLLEEEQQKLLEGGETIVSLHRNDDDIIDISGSIYIHSLPERIWSIISDYNNMAGTLPRVMESRVVSENGNVKIVDQTSKTGVLFVKIKFHTLSEVTETYPERLSFELLDGDFETFSGSWLLVPAQGKQGTFVSWSARVKPTFSAPEFIMDAVQKRDLRDLLETIRELSESGRTGDGPTQAKSAVTAS from the coding sequence ATGAAAACCATCCTGTCGTCACTCCTCCTGACTATCGCATTTCTGTTCGCTCACCCGGCGGACGCGCCTGCAAGTAAGGAAAACCCCCTCCTCGAGGAGGAACAACAAAAGCTCCTTGAAGGCGGAGAGACAATCGTCAGTCTGCACCGTAACGACGACGACATCATCGACATTTCTGGGTCGATCTACATCCATTCCCTTCCGGAAAGAATCTGGTCGATCATTTCCGATTACAACAACATGGCCGGGACCCTGCCCAGGGTCATGGAAAGCCGTGTCGTCTCGGAAAACGGCAACGTGAAAATAGTCGACCAGACCAGCAAAACCGGTGTACTGTTCGTCAAGATCAAGTTTCACACGCTCTCCGAGGTGACAGAAACCTACCCGGAAAGGCTATCGTTCGAACTGCTCGACGGAGACTTCGAAACTTTTTCCGGCTCATGGCTGCTGGTTCCGGCGCAAGGAAAGCAGGGAACATTCGTTTCCTGGTCGGCAAGGGTCAAACCGACCTTTTCTGCGCCTGAATTCATCATGGACGCCGTGCAGAAACGGGACCTCAGGGACCTGCTCGAAACAATCCGGGAACTTTCCGAATCAGGCCGTACCGGCGACGGCCCCACCCAGGCAAAAAGCGCCGTCACCGCATCGTAG
- a CDS encoding glycosyltransferase family protein, translating into MKILFGVQGTGNGHISRSRELVTALREEGHEVEVVISGRKEEELREIEMFAPYRVLKGLTLVTYKGRMNYIETMFQLDLARLMSDVLTLDVSGVDLIITDFEPVTATAARLKNIPSMGFGHQYAFCYKVPMARGSIFERYTLLNFAPARYNAGLHWHHFNEPVFPPVIPESLYEARLVGAEAKKVLVYLPFEEVEDVRSLLEPFDSHEFYVYGKISEDSDDGHLHYRGYSREGFLRDLRESSGVVCNAGFELPGEALHLGKKLLLRPLDGQIEQESNALAIEELAYGMTMHRLDGDVLRSWLAKPGSEPLHFSRTVRYVAEMITNGGWDDLTRYVEAAWADCGKPE; encoded by the coding sequence ATGAAAATCCTTTTCGGCGTTCAGGGTACAGGCAACGGCCACATAAGCCGCAGCAGGGAACTTGTCACGGCACTGCGCGAGGAAGGCCATGAGGTAGAGGTCGTCATCAGCGGCCGAAAGGAGGAGGAACTCAGGGAGATCGAGATGTTCGCCCCCTACAGGGTGCTCAAGGGTTTGACGCTCGTCACCTACAAGGGCAGAATGAACTACATCGAGACGATGTTCCAGCTCGATCTTGCGAGACTGATGTCGGATGTGCTGACGCTCGACGTGAGCGGCGTGGACCTGATCATCACCGATTTTGAGCCGGTGACCGCCACGGCGGCCCGCCTGAAGAACATTCCCTCGATGGGTTTCGGTCATCAGTACGCGTTCTGTTACAAGGTGCCGATGGCCAGGGGAAGTATTTTCGAACGATACACCCTGCTGAATTTCGCGCCTGCCCGCTACAACGCGGGCCTTCACTGGCATCATTTCAACGAACCGGTGTTTCCTCCGGTCATACCCGAGAGCCTCTACGAGGCGCGGCTTGTTGGCGCTGAAGCGAAAAAGGTGCTCGTCTACCTGCCGTTCGAGGAGGTCGAAGATGTCCGGAGCCTTCTGGAACCCTTCGATTCCCACGAGTTTTACGTCTACGGCAAGATCAGTGAAGACAGCGACGACGGTCATCTCCATTACCGTGGCTATTCGAGGGAAGGGTTTCTGCGGGATCTGCGGGAATCCAGCGGCGTGGTCTGCAACGCGGGTTTCGAGCTGCCCGGAGAGGCGCTGCATCTCGGCAAGAAACTGCTGCTCAGGCCTCTCGACGGTCAGATCGAGCAGGAGTCGAATGCGCTGGCCATCGAGGAACTCGCCTACGGCATGACCATGCACCGTCTCGACGGGGACGTGCTGAGGAGCTGGCTGGCAAAGCCCGGCAGCGAACCCCTGCATTTCAGCAGGACCGTGCGGTATGTCGCCGAAATGATAACGAACGGCGGTTGGGACGATCTGACGCGCTACGTCGAGGCGGCATGGGCCGACTGCGGGAAACCTGAATGA
- a CDS encoding enoyl-ACP reductase, with protein sequence MPDKAHYGLLKGKKGIVFGPLDESSIGWQIAVQAYNEGARIAISNIATALRFGNMKELSELCGDAPVILCDASKDEDADSAFRELMEKIGPVDFMVHSIGMSQNIRKQVPYEELNYDWFMKTLNVSAISFHRLISFALKNDALNDNASILGLSYIASQRNYWTYSDMGDAKSLLESIVRSYGPRLAARGMRINTISQSPTHTKAGSGIPGFDQMYEYSDLMSPLGNASAEECAEYAITLLSDLTRKVTMQNLFHDGGYSSMGATIPMIRLAHEALHDKELASRVGLDDYSPSR encoded by the coding sequence ATGCCTGATAAAGCGCACTACGGTCTTTTGAAAGGAAAAAAAGGGATTGTTTTCGGTCCTCTGGATGAAAGCAGCATTGGTTGGCAGATTGCCGTTCAGGCATACAATGAGGGAGCCCGGATTGCAATATCCAATATAGCGACGGCCTTGAGGTTTGGCAATATGAAGGAGCTTTCGGAACTCTGCGGCGACGCGCCTGTAATTCTCTGCGACGCGAGCAAGGACGAAGACGCCGACAGCGCTTTTCGCGAGCTGATGGAAAAAATCGGGCCGGTCGATTTCATGGTGCATTCCATCGGCATGTCCCAGAATATCCGCAAGCAGGTGCCGTACGAAGAGTTGAATTACGACTGGTTCATGAAGACCCTGAACGTTTCGGCGATTTCATTCCATCGTCTCATTTCTTTCGCGCTGAAAAACGATGCGCTCAACGACAATGCGAGCATTCTCGGGCTTTCCTATATCGCCTCCCAGCGAAACTACTGGACCTATTCTGATATGGGAGACGCGAAATCGCTGCTCGAATCGATCGTCAGAAGCTACGGGCCGAGACTCGCAGCCAGGGGTATGCGGATCAACACCATTTCCCAGAGTCCGACCCATACGAAAGCCGGAAGCGGTATTCCCGGATTCGATCAGATGTACGAATACAGCGATCTCATGTCTCCTCTCGGCAACGCTTCCGCGGAGGAGTGCGCCGAATACGCGATTACACTGCTCAGCGACCTGACCCGCAAGGTTACCATGCAGAACCTTTTTCATGACGGCGGCTACAGTTCCATGGGGGCGACCATTCCCATGATCAGACTGGCGCACGAAGCGCTTCATGACAAGGAGCTGGCCTCCAGGGTCGGTCTCGACGACTATTCACCCTCCAGATGA
- a CDS encoding ATP-dependent helicase, with protein MTDLLLQLNDVQREAVETTDGPVMVLAGAGSGKTRVITYRIAYLIGEKRIAPHQILALTFTNKAANEMRQRVDELLQGGSSRGLWIGTFHSIFARLLRNYIHLIGYDGNFSIYDSDDSKSLIRQVMKEFDISTDALPVNTVQGIISRAKNSFILPDQFMPDASDYNGQKTAKIYTRYTERLKENNALDFDDLLLKPLELFREHPALLEQLQDYFRYILIDEYQDTNRVQYLVARALASKNSNIFVVGDDAQSIYSWRGADITNILNFQDDYPNASVFKLVENYRSTQTILQAANGIIRRNRRQIEKELVSKQSVGEPLTLLEACNEKQEGEKAVEHIRNLKLTKGLDYRDFAVFYRTNAQSRVLEDIMRMHRIPYRIFGSVSFYKRKEIKDAIAYLRFILNEHDTESLLRIINFPPRKIGEVSIEKLRTHAAENDLSLYGAIAGAGEADFPGRLKNALLAFSKVIEDLKRIAADGSVYDVLSALYESTGLTSLLQAENTPESLARHENLQELLSMARDFSDHNRNANSLNDFLNDISLATDYDEIEESDNYVSLMTVHAAKGLEFPVVFITGLEERLFPLNFYEAEELEEERRLFYVAVTRAQRKVFLSWARSRYHYGQPQRCMRSMFVDEIDGGLLVTEGGGEPGEGGGAQVLARSRARDGGHEAVPAAFSRSRKSSARPETSDGLRAGTRVHHGMFGPGIVLSVQGSGERQKAVINFRRAGEKTLMVQYANLTVES; from the coding sequence TTGACAGATCTTCTGCTACAACTCAACGACGTCCAGCGAGAGGCCGTGGAGACGACCGACGGTCCGGTCATGGTGCTTGCCGGCGCCGGTTCGGGCAAGACCAGGGTCATCACCTACAGAATAGCCTATCTCATCGGAGAGAAACGTATCGCGCCGCACCAGATCCTGGCCCTGACCTTTACCAACAAAGCCGCCAACGAGATGCGCCAGAGAGTGGACGAACTGTTGCAGGGCGGCAGTTCACGGGGACTCTGGATCGGCACGTTTCATTCGATTTTCGCCCGTCTGCTCCGCAACTACATTCACCTGATCGGTTACGACGGGAATTTTTCGATTTACGATTCAGACGACAGCAAGAGCCTGATCAGGCAGGTAATGAAGGAGTTCGACATCTCCACCGACGCCCTGCCGGTCAATACGGTTCAGGGCATCATCAGCAGGGCAAAGAACAGTTTTATCCTGCCCGACCAGTTCATGCCGGACGCTTCTGACTACAACGGGCAGAAAACCGCGAAGATATACACGCGCTACACAGAGCGGCTGAAAGAGAACAACGCGCTCGATTTCGACGACCTGCTGCTCAAGCCCCTCGAACTTTTCCGCGAACATCCGGCTCTGCTCGAGCAGCTTCAGGACTATTTCCGCTATATCCTCATCGACGAGTACCAGGACACCAACCGCGTACAGTATCTCGTCGCAAGGGCGCTTGCATCGAAAAACAGCAACATTTTCGTCGTCGGCGACGACGCGCAGTCGATTTATTCCTGGCGCGGCGCGGACATCACCAACATTCTCAATTTTCAGGACGACTACCCGAACGCCTCGGTCTTCAAGCTGGTGGAGAACTACCGGAGCACGCAGACGATCCTGCAGGCGGCCAACGGTATCATCAGAAGAAACCGCCGCCAGATAGAGAAAGAACTCGTTTCGAAACAGAGCGTGGGTGAACCCCTGACACTGCTGGAGGCTTGCAACGAAAAGCAGGAGGGGGAGAAGGCCGTTGAGCACATTCGGAACCTGAAGCTGACAAAGGGACTGGATTACAGGGATTTTGCGGTTTTCTACAGGACGAACGCCCAGTCGAGGGTGCTCGAGGATATCATGCGCATGCACAGGATTCCCTACCGGATTTTCGGCAGCGTCTCCTTCTACAAGCGCAAGGAGATAAAGGACGCCATCGCCTATCTCCGCTTCATCCTCAACGAGCACGATACCGAGTCGCTGTTGCGCATCATCAATTTCCCGCCACGCAAGATCGGCGAGGTGAGTATCGAAAAACTGCGAACCCACGCGGCCGAAAACGATCTTTCTCTCTACGGCGCTATCGCCGGAGCGGGTGAGGCCGATTTCCCGGGGCGCCTGAAGAACGCCTTGCTCGCCTTCAGCAAGGTTATCGAGGATCTCAAGCGCATCGCCGCCGACGGGTCAGTCTACGATGTGCTGTCCGCGCTCTACGAATCGACGGGACTGACCTCCCTTCTGCAGGCGGAAAACACTCCCGAATCCCTGGCGAGGCATGAAAATCTGCAGGAACTGCTCTCGATGGCGAGGGATTTTTCGGATCACAACCGCAACGCGAACAGTCTCAACGATTTTCTTAACGATATCTCGCTCGCGACCGATTACGACGAAATCGAGGAATCGGACAACTATGTCTCGCTGATGACGGTGCATGCAGCCAAAGGCCTCGAGTTTCCGGTTGTGTTCATCACCGGTCTCGAGGAACGTCTTTTTCCGCTCAACTTCTACGAGGCCGAGGAGCTGGAGGAAGAGCGCCGCCTGTTCTACGTCGCGGTAACGAGGGCGCAGCGGAAGGTGTTTCTTTCATGGGCCAGAAGCCGGTATCATTACGGCCAGCCGCAACGCTGCATGCGGTCGATGTTCGTCGATGAAATCGACGGCGGTCTCCTCGTCACCGAGGGCGGCGGCGAACCAGGCGAGGGCGGCGGAGCCCAGGTTTTGGCCCGTTCACGCGCGCGCGACGGCGGCCACGAAGCCGTTCCCGCAGCGTTTTCCCGTTCGCGGAAATCCTCGGCCCGTCCGGAAACGTCCGATGGGCTGCGCGCGGGAACGAGGGTGCACCACGGTATGTTCGGGCCGGGCATCGTGCTTTCGGTTCAGGGCAGCGGCGAACGTCAGAAGGCGGTCATAAACTTCAGGAGAGCGGGAGAAAAAACCCTGATGGTTCAGTATGCGAACCTGACGGTGGAGTCGTAA
- the aat gene encoding leucyl/phenylalanyl-tRNA--protein transferase — protein sequence MLRVDDVLRAYHHGYFPMSDPADGKVYWCQPYRRAIVPLESYTPTRVVRRLIERREFEVCIDRDFEAVIRYCAAPRKQEKETWISGEIIEAYTELHRHGHAHSVECYRDGELAGGLYGLSIGSAFFGESMFHLQPNASKVAFDRLVVRLLERKYELLDAQIINSHLRLLGAIEIEHEEYMALLYSALSKKTRFI from the coding sequence GTGCTGAGGGTTGACGATGTTCTGCGGGCTTACCACCACGGTTATTTTCCCATGTCCGATCCTGCGGACGGAAAGGTATACTGGTGTCAGCCCTATCGCAGGGCTATCGTGCCGCTGGAAAGCTACACGCCTACGAGAGTCGTGCGGCGCCTGATCGAACGCAGGGAGTTCGAGGTGTGTATAGACCGCGATTTCGAGGCGGTTATCCGCTATTGCGCCGCGCCCAGAAAGCAGGAAAAGGAAACCTGGATTTCCGGAGAGATCATCGAGGCATATACCGAGCTGCATCGTCACGGTCACGCGCACAGCGTCGAATGCTATCGAGACGGTGAGCTGGCGGGAGGGCTCTACGGTCTTTCGATAGGGTCGGCTTTTTTCGGTGAATCCATGTTCCATCTCCAGCCGAACGCCTCGAAAGTTGCTTTCGACAGGCTGGTCGTCCGCCTGCTCGAGAGGAAGTACGAACTGCTCGACGCGCAGATTATCAATTCCCATCTCCGGCTTCTCGGCGCGATAGAGATCGAGCATGAGGAATACATGGCGCTGCTCTACAGTGCGTTGAGCAAAAAGACCCGTTTTATCTGA
- a CDS encoding SRPBCC family protein: MYDHARLLRGETLVNLFFLDDDVTGVSGEIFISAPPENVWRAVTNYDNLHRTLPKVLESRVIERSDREIILDQTGRTGILIFEKTVKFRLKIVEHYPGTIAFEQISGDFLVYHGEWRLESVPNHEGTLLHYHAEIKPRFFAPPILVNFVQRQDLPGILNAHKRHAEADASC, from the coding sequence ATGTACGATCACGCCCGGCTCCTCAGGGGAGAAACCCTTGTGAATCTCTTCTTCCTCGATGACGATGTCACCGGCGTTTCAGGGGAAATTTTCATCAGCGCTCCGCCTGAAAACGTCTGGAGAGCGGTAACCAACTACGACAACCTGCACAGGACGCTGCCGAAAGTACTCGAAAGCCGTGTCATCGAACGGTCGGACAGAGAAATAATACTCGACCAGACAGGACGAACGGGCATTCTGATTTTCGAGAAAACCGTCAAATTCCGGCTCAAAATCGTCGAACACTACCCGGGAACGATAGCGTTCGAACAGATCAGCGGCGATTTCCTGGTGTACCACGGCGAATGGCGCCTCGAAAGCGTACCGAACCACGAGGGAACCCTGCTGCATTATCACGCGGAAATAAAACCGCGTTTTTTCGCGCCGCCGATCCTGGTAAATTTCGTCCAGCGCCAGGACCTGCCGGGGATACTCAACGCGCATAAACGACATGCCGAAGCAGATGCATCATGCTGA